The sequence below is a genomic window from Monodelphis domestica isolate mMonDom1 chromosome 2, mMonDom1.pri, whole genome shotgun sequence.
tgggttccaatctggcctcagacgcttcccagctgggtgaccctgggcaagtcacttgacccccatggcctagccctgaccactcttctgccttagaactaatacacagtattgatacaaggtattgactccaagacggaaggggaggggttaaaaaaatggaTTGCAGGTACCTATCTAGGAAGGCAGGAGTTTCCTCATTAGAATCCACATATCAAAGAAATCTCAGATGGGGACCCAAGTTCATCTGAACCTTCTGGTGGCATATATCGGTATAGACCTTCCGGCTtcctgccaaactgctttctggTATCCTCCTTTCCCAGGAGTTTGTTGTGGCTTAAATAGGAGGTTTTCAAGTTCCTGTGTTCTCCGGCCCTGGGTGAGTCCTAGgatgagttaggaagacctgaattacaTCCGGCATggctgtctggggggggggggggccctcTCCCAGCtaagcctcagtcttctcatctgtagaaGGGGCAGCCCTAAGAGCACGTGCCTCACCCAGGGGTGCTGGGGAGGATCTCGTGAGATCAGGCATGGAGAGAGCCCGGCAGACCTTACAGTGGGAACTGATTCCTGGGGATGGGGTAAAAGCCGGCCCACATTCGCTGGGAATCTTGGAGGGGGGAGTGTGGCTGAAAATGAGCGGCTCAAGTGGCCGCCCGACTGGTAAGCAGGAGCTCCCGAGGCTTTCCTCCGAGGCCCTCGAGGTGGCCCGTCTGCTGGGGAAAGAGTTTCCACACAGGGAGTGCCAATTACAGGCCTACACCAATTAAAGCAGGCTAGACCAAAACAAACACGGACACCTAAGGGAGCACGGAGCAGGTTAGTCTGGGGCCAGGGAAGGCTCTGCTCTGCTCTACCACCCCTGGACACCTGGGGGCCGGCCCAGAAGCTGGAACCTTGTTTGGAAGGAGATCTGGCCAGAGAAGAAGGGGGCCGGGATGGCAAGAGTCCTTGGGCTGGCCGGGGACCAAGAGGCATCCAGTGGGGCTTCCAGAAATGCCCACTTCCGGATCCTGGTGTCGCCCCATCCTCTGCCTTGGAGACCTTGGAGGATGGGGAGCTCAGCACCTGGAGGCTCACAAGGTGACTGGGAAGTTTAAACTTCTCAGTTGGCTCCAGCTCCACTTCCCCAGGGTGCAGAGAAATAAGGCTGATCCCCTCCTCCACAGGCCAGGGCCTTCCAGGCTGGAGGCTAGCACCAAGGGCAGGTTAGCTGGCAGGTCCCACGGAGATTTTCTCCACGCTAAGCCTGCTCAGTTCCTAGAGagattcctccccctcccccccgccaTGACAGTGGCCGAACGTTGGGCGCCATCCGAGCTCGATGCGAATAGCTTCGAGGGAGGGTCACACAGGCCTAGGACTGGGCCTGGGAGATGTTTACGACCACAGCAAGCTGGCATCGCGGCTTccgagctggaaggggcctttaAGGCCATGGAATCACAGGCCGTGGCTGTATCAATGAAGAACCAGGTCCCAGACGAGTGGGCCCGGCCCgggagctggggggagggggacggGGAGCGCGTAAGTCCGGACCGAACCGTCGGGGCAGGGCCACTGGGGGGTGCTGGGCGAAAGCTTCCGGCCGTGCCCAGGCCGCAGCCCCTTCCCTCTCGGCCCCTCCCCCGCCCGGGGTCGGGGTGGGCCGGGCCGAGCCGGGCTGGGCTGGGCCGGGCTGGCCGAGCGGCGCTGATCCGAGCTGATCCGAGTCGAGGCCCGCCCTCTGCGCCCTCCGCGCCCTCCCTGCCCGGGCCGGGCCGGTCCAATCAGCGGCGCCCCCGCCCCTCGGGCCCGGCCTCGGCGCCCTCCCCTTGGGGTGACAGAAAGTCGGCGGCAGCTCGGAGAGCAGGAGGTggctgcggcggcggcggcggcggcggaggcggaggaggaggaggaggaggaggaggaggcggcggcgaaggaggaggaagaagaggagaagaaggaggaaaaggaggaggaagtggcAGCCGGGCTGGCCCTGGGACGGACAGACAGACCTAGCGACCGAACGAAGAGAAGGACGGACGGACGGACCACCCTGGGCCAAGGCGCGCCCTCCCCTGCTCTCCCCGGCCGGCCCTCGGCCCGCCtccgccccctcccccgcccccagccCCTGCCAGTCCGGCCGTCCCAGCGCCCGCCCCGAGGAGTTCTGCGCGCGCTCGCGCAGCCCGGTGAGTTCCTGGGCCCGGGCGGGGCAGGCGGGGCTTGGGCTCCGGGCGCGGCTCGGCCCGGGGGCAGGCGCGGGGCGCGGAGGGTGGGGCTCTGCTTGGCGGCCCCGCGGCCCCTCGGCCCCTTTCCCCCGTCCCGTCCGATGTTCCTCCTCCCCGGGCCGGGCCGGGACTGGACGgaagggaagggtgggggggcGGCCCTGGGCCTTCTCCGAACTCCGgtgtggaggaaggaaggagcacGTGTGCGTGTGAGTGTGACCCTGACCGTGACTGGCAGTGCGAAAGCCGGAGTGAGCCCGCGCCGCGGCATGTGCCcggaggctgggggggggggggcacaaacTTCTCCTTTGGGTGGCGCCCAGCTTTGTCCGGCATTCTAGGCCTCTGGTCCCCCGGCTGTGCCAACCTTCCCGGCTCCCTCTTCAGGCCAGGAGGAAGGGGGGCCGCGGCCTGTCAGCTGACTGCCCACAAGTTTTGGCTGAGCACCTGCAGGGAGCCCCCCTGACCTGCAGGCTCCTCCTCCCTTTGTGGGGGGCCCAGGCAGGCCGTTTGGGGCCTGCCCATCCCCTCTGGACGCTGGGCCACTGCCCCGGCGCCCCCAGTGTGCAGAGACCTCCGGGCTTGGGCCAGCACCCTCCCAATGGTGCCCGGCTCCTGAAGCACCTCTGGGGGtgctgtgccaggcactggcgGGGCGAGCCCCTCGCCTTGGCTCAGGGAAGCAGCCTCTACACTGACAAGTTAATGCAAAAGTCTGGCCGCCGGGAGGGGGGCCGCCGGGGGCGTGGGGGGCACCGAGGGGCTGCCGTGACCCGGCTGAGCCTCGAGAGCTGCCAAAACTTCACCAGGGCTGTGCTGAGGAAGTGCCAGGCCGCTGGCTGGAGAGCCGGGAAAGGACTGGCTCCTACCGGCAGGAGGGGGCCAGTGCATGCCAGGAGCCCTCCTGGTCTCCGGCCGGCCTGGGCACATCCCTGTCTTTTTCTGCCTCTTGGATGCCTTTCCTGCGTGGTGCCCACTCGGGCTTGCTCTGCCTTTGTTCtgtgtctctgggcctggctagTGGCCAGTCGGGGCATTCCAGAGGGCCCGGAGTGGCTGCCCCTCCTCTGACATTCCTGCCTGCCTGTTGGGACCCCTCCCTCCAGAAAGGGGTGATTGGGGgtggctgctcccctcccccttacaTGCCAGGGACTGCTGCCACCCACTCTGCCCAGGGGGAGGGGCCCAGGCCCCCCCCCAGCGCCAGGCCCTTTTTTGGtgctttctgcttttctgaagtTGGATTCCATAGAAAGTTTGAGCGAAGCCAACCCGACTGTCAGGGCCAAGGGAAGCCCCAGAGCAAAGCCCCCCGGGGAGAACCCTGACAGCATGGGCGGCAGCCGCGCCCACTGGCTGGACACATGTGCCGGCCCCGGGTTGCCGCGAGCCATTTCCCCGGAGCCACCCGAGAACAGGTTTGGCAGCTTCTTCTCCCATCTTCTGGCTCTGGCTCCAGTTCGAGGGAAATGCACTTTGCTAGGAAGGCCGCCTGCCCCGAGCACCCCCGGCCCCGCAGGCCCCGTGGGGCTCCCAGCCCTTCCGGCCCCCTCGAGGGGAGAGCCTGTCGGGCCAGTTGGGAATGTGGCCGGGGAGGGGTCGGGGGGCCGGGGCAGGGAGTCCTTTCCCAATCGCGGCAGCCGGCCCCGCCCACCTGCTCCCGCCCCACCCCCCGGGCCGCTGACCTGTGGCCCCGATCCTCCTCGGACCCGCCCTGCGAGGGTGGAGGGCGGGGCCGCCGCCTCATCTAGTCAGACAGGTGCAGCTGCGGGCTCTGAGCGCCTCAGAACGGGCCGGGGAGAGCCAGGAGGTAGGTTCTCCTGGAGAGCTGCGGCCACAGGCGCCGCGAAGGGAGCGAGGCCGGGGATCCCGGCACGGGCGGCGATGGGAAGGGAGCGCCCTCTCCACCTGTCCGGCCGCGGGCCCTCgctcctgcctccctccttcGCCCCTATCCTGGCTGCCCCCGGAGCGCCGGAAGCGCGGGCAGCGGGATGTGTGGGCCCGGCtgaccttcccctcctccctttccttcccagaAATCTAGCCAGCCGGGATGGAGTTCGTGGTGAACTTGTACCAGGAGGTGATGAAGCGAGCAGGTGAGCGCCGTCCCCCGccagccccgccccgccccgccggCCTCCCCAGCGCCTGAGCCGGTGCTTGTGTCCCCACAGACCCCCGGCTCCAGGGCTACCCCCTGATGGACACGCCGCTGCTCATGACCTCCATTCTGGTCGCCTACGTGTACTTTGTGCTGTCCCTGGGGCCGCGGCTGATGGCCAATCGCAAACCGTTCCAGCTCCGCGGCTTCATGGTCGTCTACAACTTCTCCCTCGTGGCTCTGTCCCTCTACATCGTGTACGAGGTGGGTGGGGGCCTCCTGCCTGGGGGAGGGAACGTGGGCCGGCCCAGGGCCGGAGCAGCCCCTCTGACCGGCCTCTTCCCCGCCCCAGTTCCTGATGTCTGGCTGGCTAAGCACCTACACATGGCGCTGTGACCCTGTGGACTATTCCCAGCACCCCGAGGCTGTTCGGGTAAGTAGTGTTGGGTGGGCGGGGAGCCTTGTGGGGGGAGTGAGGGCTGAGCCGGGCCCAACCCCCAGCCTCCTTCCTTGCAGATGGTGCGCGTGGCTtggctttttctcttctccaagttcATCGAGTTGATGGACACAGTGAGTGTTTCTGCGTTTGGGGTGGACAAGGGGCAGGGCGAGGGGAGGCCAGGCCTCAGGCCTGACCACTGCGCTTCCCCTCCAGGTAATCTTCATTCTTCGCAAGAAGGACGGCCAGGTGACTTTCTTGCATGTCTTCCATCACTCCGTGCTGCCCTGGAGCTGGTGGTGGGGCGTTAAGGTGGCCCCAGGTGaggaggggatggggagagggagagggagaggagggaggaggtgcTGGCTCAGCCCGAATTGCATTGGCCGTGTCTACTCTGCTCCTAGGAGGAATGGGTTCCTTCCATGCCATGGTGAACTCCTCCGTCCATGTGATCATGTACCTGTACTATGGGCTGTCTGCTTTAGGCCCAGCCGCCCAGCCCTATCTCTGGTGGAAGAAGCACATGACGGCCATCCAGCTGGTGAGAGCCTGTTTCCCAGCCCTGAGCCTCCCCTTTTTGCCCCTGCCCCTTCCTAGCCTCTTGGTCCTGAGCCTGCATTCTCTTGCCCCCAGATCCAGTTTGTGCTGGTCTCCTTGCACATCTCTCAGTATTACTTCCTGCCCAGCTGTGACTACCAGTACCCTGTGATCATTCACCTCATCTGGATGTACGGCACCGTCTTCTTTGTGCTCTTCTCCAACTTCTGGTATCATTCCTACACGAAGGGCAAGCGGCTGCCCAGGGCTGCCCAGCAGAATGGGGTGCCCAAAGTCAAGGCGAACTGAGCCAGGCCGGCCTCACCTGGGCCCTCGCCCACCACCTAAGTGCCTCAGGGCTGCGCTGAGGGCAGCCATTCCATTTGGGCAGGGGTCTTGCCGATCCACAATTGGCGTCTCAGTCTCTGCTGGTGGGTCACAGG
It includes:
- the ELOVL1 gene encoding elongation of very long chain fatty acids protein 1; its protein translation is MEFVVNLYQEVMKRADPRLQGYPLMDTPLLMTSILVAYVYFVLSLGPRLMANRKPFQLRGFMVVYNFSLVALSLYIVYEFLMSGWLSTYTWRCDPVDYSQHPEAVRMVRVAWLFLFSKFIELMDTVIFILRKKDGQVTFLHVFHHSVLPWSWWWGVKVAPGGMGSFHAMVNSSVHVIMYLYYGLSALGPAAQPYLWWKKHMTAIQLIQFVLVSLHISQYYFLPSCDYQYPVIIHLIWMYGTVFFVLFSNFWYHSYTKGKRLPRAAQQNGVPKVKAN